In one window of Frigoriglobus tundricola DNA:
- the cysD gene encoding sulfate adenylyltransferase subunit CysD: MTSSSYNLTHLKALEAESVHIIREVAAEFERPVMLYSIGKDSAVMLRLAQKAFHPGRLPFPLLHVDTTWKFRAMTEFRDRYCREQGLELKVWTNREGKAQDINPFDHGSKKYTDIMKTVALKQALNHYQFDAAFGGARRDEEKSRAKERVYSFRDRLHQWDPKNQRPELWNLYNGKVNKGESIRAFPLSNWTELDVWQYIHLEHIPIVPLYFADVRPVVERDGTLIMVDDERMRLRPGEVPMMKRVRFRTLGCYPLTGAIESTATTLPEIIEEMLLARNSERQGRVIDHDESGSMEQKKREGYF, translated from the coding sequence ATGACCAGCAGCAGTTACAACCTGACCCACCTGAAGGCTCTCGAAGCCGAGAGCGTTCACATCATCCGCGAGGTCGCCGCCGAGTTCGAGCGGCCGGTGATGCTCTACTCGATCGGCAAGGACTCCGCCGTCATGCTCCGGTTGGCGCAGAAGGCGTTCCACCCCGGCCGGCTGCCGTTTCCGCTGCTGCACGTCGATACGACGTGGAAGTTCCGGGCGATGACCGAGTTCCGCGACCGGTACTGCCGCGAGCAGGGGCTGGAGCTAAAGGTGTGGACGAATCGGGAGGGGAAGGCCCAGGACATCAACCCGTTCGACCACGGCTCGAAGAAGTACACCGACATCATGAAGACGGTGGCGCTGAAACAGGCGCTCAACCATTACCAGTTCGACGCGGCGTTCGGCGGCGCGCGCCGGGACGAGGAGAAGAGCCGGGCCAAAGAGCGCGTCTACAGCTTCCGCGACCGCCTGCACCAGTGGGACCCGAAGAACCAGCGGCCGGAGCTCTGGAACCTGTACAACGGCAAAGTGAACAAGGGCGAGAGCATCCGCGCCTTCCCGCTGAGCAACTGGACCGAGCTGGACGTTTGGCAGTACATCCATTTGGAGCACATCCCGATCGTGCCGCTCTACTTCGCCGACGTCCGCCCGGTCGTCGAGCGCGACGGCACGCTCATCATGGTGGACGACGAGCGGATGCGGTTGCGGCCCGGCGAGGTGCCCATGATGAAGCGGGTCCGGTTCCGCACGCTGGGCTGCTACCCGCTCACGGGGGCGATCGAGAGCACCGCGACGACGCTGCCCGAGATCATCGAGGAGATGCTGCTGGCGCGGAACTCCGAGCGCCAGGGCCGGGTGATCGACCACGACGAGTCGGGATCGATGGAGCAGAAGAAGCGCGAGGGGTACTTCTGA
- the cysN gene encoding sulfate adenylyltransferase subunit CysN, with the protein MQAVDLSQEDIHAYLARHQKKELLRFLTCGSVDDGKSTLIGRLLHDTKMIYEDQLAAVKRDSEKVGTTGAGEIDLALLTDGLKAEREQGITIDVAYRYFSTDRRKFIIADTPGHEQYTRNMATGASTCQLAIILIDARHGVMTQTRRHSFIVSLLGIRHVVVAVNKMDLVGYSRDAFERIKDEYTGFVAKLGLRDITFIPMSALKGDNVASRSAAMPWYAGPALLDHLETVHIASDRNLTDLRFPVQYVLRPNLDFRGFAGTVASGTLRKGDEVMVLPSGKRSRVKAIVTYDGELDEAFAPQAVTVTLTDEVDVSRGDMLVRPDNPPHVSSQIEATVVWMAEQPLVPGRTYALKHTTRQVTAEVASFRYGVDVNTLEHRAIARLGLNEVGHVQLSLTQALAYDPYRTNAATGAFILIDRLTNNTVGAGMILEAGSNRAPGNGWAAEPAVRLKVRESLIAPNEREQRYGQVPVTVLLIGLTGSGKSRIAYALERRLWDEGRAVTVLYGQNMRQGLNRDLGFTADDRSENLRRSVEVAKLMNDAGVITIAAFVAPHEAVREKAKQLIGRDRVLEVYCTAPMEVLRTRDQSGAYRLADEGKIAQMPGVTAAFEEPKAPDLVLRTDHVGVDESVSRIVELMKSKGYLP; encoded by the coding sequence ATGCAAGCCGTTGACCTGAGTCAGGAAGACATCCACGCGTACCTCGCCCGGCACCAGAAGAAAGAGCTGTTGCGCTTCCTCACCTGCGGCAGCGTGGACGACGGCAAGAGTACGCTCATCGGCCGGCTGCTGCACGACACCAAAATGATCTACGAGGACCAGCTCGCCGCCGTGAAGCGGGACAGCGAGAAGGTCGGCACCACCGGCGCCGGCGAGATCGATCTCGCCCTGCTGACCGACGGGCTGAAGGCCGAGCGCGAGCAGGGCATCACCATCGACGTGGCGTACCGCTACTTCTCGACCGACCGCCGCAAGTTCATCATCGCCGACACCCCCGGCCACGAACAGTACACGCGCAACATGGCCACCGGCGCCTCGACGTGCCAGTTGGCCATCATCCTCATCGACGCCCGCCACGGCGTGATGACCCAGACCCGCCGGCACTCGTTCATCGTGTCGCTCCTGGGCATCCGGCACGTGGTCGTGGCCGTCAACAAGATGGACCTGGTCGGCTACTCGCGCGACGCCTTCGAGCGGATCAAGGACGAGTACACCGGCTTCGTCGCCAAGCTCGGCCTGCGCGACATCACCTTCATCCCCATGTCGGCGCTGAAGGGCGACAACGTCGCGTCCCGGAGCGCCGCGATGCCGTGGTACGCCGGCCCGGCGCTGCTGGACCACCTGGAGACGGTCCACATCGCCAGCGACCGCAACCTGACCGACCTGCGGTTCCCGGTGCAGTACGTCCTCCGACCGAACCTCGACTTCCGCGGCTTCGCCGGCACGGTCGCGTCCGGCACCCTGAGAAAGGGCGACGAGGTGATGGTGCTGCCGTCGGGCAAGCGCAGCCGGGTGAAGGCGATCGTGACGTATGACGGCGAGCTGGACGAAGCGTTCGCGCCGCAGGCGGTAACGGTCACGCTGACCGATGAGGTGGACGTGAGCCGCGGCGACATGCTGGTGCGGCCGGACAACCCGCCCCACGTCAGCAGCCAGATCGAGGCGACGGTGGTGTGGATGGCCGAACAGCCGCTCGTGCCCGGTCGGACGTACGCGCTGAAGCACACGACGCGACAAGTAACGGCAGAAGTGGCCTCGTTCCGCTACGGCGTCGATGTGAACACGCTGGAGCACCGGGCCATCGCCCGACTGGGGCTGAACGAGGTCGGGCACGTGCAGCTCAGCCTGACACAGGCCCTGGCGTACGACCCGTACCGCACCAACGCCGCGACCGGGGCGTTCATCTTGATCGACCGGTTGACGAACAACACGGTCGGCGCCGGCATGATCCTCGAGGCCGGCAGCAACCGGGCGCCGGGCAACGGGTGGGCGGCGGAACCGGCGGTGCGTTTGAAGGTGCGCGAGAGCCTGATCGCCCCCAACGAGCGCGAGCAGCGCTACGGCCAGGTGCCGGTGACGGTACTACTGATCGGCTTAACCGGCAGCGGAAAGAGCCGGATCGCATACGCACTGGAGCGCCGCCTCTGGGACGAGGGCCGGGCGGTCACGGTGCTCTACGGCCAGAACATGCGCCAGGGGCTCAACCGTGACCTGGGGTTCACCGCCGACGACCGCTCGGAAAACCTGCGGCGGTCGGTCGAGGTGGCGAAATTGATGAACGACGCGGGGGTGATCACCATCGCGGCGTTCGTGGCGCCGCACGAGGCGGTGCGCGAGAAGGCGAAGCAGTTGATCGGCCGGGATCGCGTGCTGGAGGTGTACTGCACGGCGCCAATGGAGGTGCTGCGGACCCGCGACCAGAGCGGCGCGTACCGGTTGGCCGACGAGGGGAAGATCGCGCAGATGCCGGGCGTGACGGCGGCGTTCGAGGAGCCCAAAGCGCCCGATCTCGTGCTGCGGACCGACCATGTCGGCGTCGACGAGAGCGTCAGCCGGATCGTCGAACTGATGAAATCAAAGGGCTACCTGCCTTAG